GCCTTTGACTGGAATATCAGTGACGGAGTGAAACAGATTCCCATTGAGCAAAGAGACGCAACAGAAGTAAAATATATCAAAGGTTTACATGAGGGGAAAATAAAAGAAGTTTTGATTGCTCCTGAAAACAGCCCGGCGGCTAACTACGGTTTTGATGTCACACCTGCTCGATTAATTACGGGGCTTATCACAGAAAGGGGAATTTGTCAAGCATCAAAAGAGGGAATTTTCAGTTTATACCCTGAAAAAATCAACTAGGAAATTTTTTATCTTGTTGGCTACCGATAATTTTATCTTGAACTGAGGTAAGATTAATTCCCAATTTAGCCACATCTACTGCATAACCGCCCACCATCAAGTAAACTGAATTAGCGATTCCCCCCACCAAACGAATCAAATTACCCAAACGAGAGCGAAACAATCGCCCTAACTCATAAGCAGGTACAACTCCCCACCCCGTTTCCTCTCCCACAAAGATTATTTCCCCCTTATATTCTCGGCAAGTTTCCAAAAGATGATTGATTTCTTTCTGCCAATCATCATTGTTTTTATCTAAATAATTAGCAACCCATGTTCCTAAAGAGTCAACTAAAATACAGTTATCAGAAAAATTAAGTGCGATCGCATCTACTAAATTATATGGAATTTCTAATGTTTGCCAGTTTTCTGGTCTTCTGATTTGATGTTGCTCAATTTTTTTTTGCCATTCTATATCATGATCATTTTTAAGTCCTGTCGCAATATAAATCACAGGCTTTTGACATTGAGAAGCTAAATATTCCGCCCATTCACTTTTCCCAGAATTTGCCGCACCGGTAACTAGAGTTATAGACATTTGCTAAATAAGAATTAAATCAATAAGGTTTAAAGATTGACTGAATATATAATAACCAACATAGTATAGTACAGTTAACACAAATTAACTTAAAATTTAAAGCCCGAAATTTACTAGAGAATAATATTTTTACAGCGAAGGCAGGTTAATATTAGTATTTTTAAACTACTATTGTTGAAAGATTGTGGCAAAATAAAGATAGTTAACTAGCAAAAATAAAAGATATATTTATGAATAGTTGTGTTTTAATGGGGAAAATTGTTCGTAGTCCTCAATTACGATATACTCAGGACAATCAGTTGGCGATCGCAGAGATGATGGTAGAATTTGAAAATATATCGCCCAATAGTCCTCCTAATACCTTAAAAGTGGTAGCGTGGGGTAATTTAGCTTTGGATATAGAAAAAAATTACATAGAAGGTAATGAAGTCGTAGTGACGGGGCGTTTGAAAATGGATTTAGTAGAGAGA
This is a stretch of genomic DNA from Cyanobacterium aponinum PCC 10605. It encodes these proteins:
- a CDS encoding single-stranded DNA-binding protein, with translation MNSCVLMGKIVRSPQLRYTQDNQLAIAEMMVEFENISPNSPPNTLKVVAWGNLALDIEKNYIEGNEVVVTGRLKMDLVERQNYKEKVAELTLSHIYPLSGSNPPHNPDNVVSLNSYQSNEDVDDYSFDDGEIDGKNLDNIPF
- the cobU gene encoding bifunctional adenosylcobinamide kinase/adenosylcobinamide-phosphate guanylyltransferase, translating into MSITLVTGAANSGKSEWAEYLASQCQKPVIYIATGLKNDHDIEWQKKIEQHQIRRPENWQTLEIPYNLVDAIALNFSDNCILVDSLGTWVANYLDKNNDDWQKEINHLLETCREYKGEIIFVGEETGWGVVPAYELGRLFRSRLGNLIRLVGGIANSVYLMVGGYAVDVAKLGINLTSVQDKIIGSQQDKKFPS